The Rhizobium leguminosarum genome includes a region encoding these proteins:
- a CDS encoding glycosyltransferase family 2 protein codes for MFKLPRTSLVIPTLNEAENIKLLLPRIPTWVHEIIIVDGRSTDGTPDIARSMRDDVKIVLQPKKGKGIALRTGFEAASGDMIVMLDADGSMDPYEIILFVAALVAGADFVKGSRFMQGGGTSDMTVIRRFGNLGLTLLVRMLYGSSFSDLCYGYMGFWRRHVPLLRADCDGFEIETLINLRALKNKLKIMEVASFESERIYGVSNLRALPDGWRVLKTIFRERVSTPTGVQVLEQGMS; via the coding sequence ATGTTCAAGTTGCCAAGGACCTCACTCGTCATTCCAACCTTGAACGAAGCGGAAAATATCAAGCTGCTTTTGCCCCGCATACCGACATGGGTGCATGAAATTATCATCGTCGATGGGCGATCGACAGACGGAACGCCGGACATAGCGCGAAGCATGCGCGATGATGTCAAGATCGTACTTCAGCCTAAGAAGGGCAAAGGCATCGCATTGCGGACGGGCTTCGAAGCCGCATCTGGCGATATGATCGTGATGCTTGATGCTGACGGGTCGATGGATCCCTACGAAATCATCCTGTTCGTCGCGGCTCTTGTTGCAGGTGCGGATTTCGTCAAGGGTTCGCGCTTTATGCAGGGTGGCGGCACCAGCGATATGACAGTCATCCGCCGTTTCGGCAATCTGGGCCTGACCCTCCTGGTCCGGATGCTCTATGGCAGCTCTTTCAGCGATCTGTGCTACGGCTACATGGGCTTTTGGAGACGGCATGTTCCCTTGCTGCGTGCCGATTGCGACGGCTTCGAAATTGAGACGCTGATCAATTTGCGGGCCCTGAAGAACAAGCTCAAAATCATGGAAGTCGCGAGCTTTGAATCGGAGCGTATCTACGGCGTCAGCAATCTGCGTGCCCTTCCGGACGGCTGGCGCGTGCTGAAGACGATCTTCCGAGAACGCGTCAGTACGCCGACGGGCGTCCAAGTCCTCGAGCAGGGCATGTCCTGA
- a CDS encoding NmrA/HSCARG family protein, whose translation MSADEKPLIAIAGATSKQGRSVAAALLQSQRFRVRAFTRKKDSPEALRLEELGAEIVTVPLQLGLQKDLVAAFKGADGAFLMTPPIAPPETIEAPLGRQLADAAVEAGVGHIVFSTLENVDKITGGTKYAPHFTDKARVADHIRGLPISHSFVMLAFFYTNLLEYYVPRMEGDRLLLPIYLPEDFRAPFVDPLTATGPVVLEIFSNPERYNGKTLPILGDIISPREMVETFQRVTGLKAEYRNAFTRDGLLRYFPEFAANELLVREILGMVEYAVEYGYFGKEHDLEWSRRVNPDTLNWEQYLRKTGWRGDKQSFRF comes from the coding sequence ATGTCTGCAGATGAAAAGCCGCTTATCGCGATTGCCGGTGCAACGAGCAAACAAGGGCGTAGCGTCGCCGCTGCACTGCTTCAGAGCCAACGTTTCCGGGTGCGAGCTTTCACCCGGAAAAAGGATTCGCCTGAAGCTTTACGTCTGGAGGAGCTCGGCGCTGAAATCGTCACCGTGCCTCTCCAACTTGGCCTGCAGAAGGACCTCGTTGCTGCCTTCAAAGGTGCCGATGGCGCATTTCTGATGACGCCGCCGATCGCCCCGCCGGAGACAATCGAGGCTCCGCTCGGCCGGCAACTGGCGGATGCCGCCGTGGAGGCCGGCGTCGGGCATATTGTTTTCAGCACACTTGAGAATGTCGACAAGATCACCGGCGGGACGAAGTATGCGCCGCATTTTACCGACAAGGCGCGCGTTGCAGACCATATTCGCGGCCTGCCTATCTCTCATTCCTTCGTCATGCTGGCGTTCTTCTACACCAATCTTCTTGAATATTATGTGCCGCGGATGGAGGGCGATAGGCTGCTCCTGCCGATTTATCTTCCGGAAGATTTCCGAGCGCCTTTTGTCGATCCGCTGACGGCTACCGGGCCGGTCGTCCTCGAAATTTTCTCAAACCCCGAGCGTTACAACGGCAAAACACTGCCGATCCTTGGCGACATCATTTCCCCGCGGGAGATGGTCGAAACCTTTCAGCGCGTGACCGGGCTCAAGGCCGAGTATCGAAACGCTTTCACCAGGGATGGCCTGCTGCGCTATTTTCCAGAGTTTGCCGCCAACGAACTTCTCGTTCGAGAGATTCTCGGGATGGTCGAATATGCTGTCGAATATGGATATTTCGGCAAGGAGCATGACCTCGAATGGAGCCGTCGGGTGAACCCCGATACGCTCAACTGGGAGCAGTATCTGCGGAAGACGGGGTGGCGTGGCGATAAACAATCTTTTAGATTCTAA
- a CDS encoding DUF3606 domain-containing protein, protein MTNDTMKKIQPAKAAVADAPYDVIYFAKKHRISNEDAKAIIEKHGANRKEADKAGRRISA, encoded by the coding sequence ATGACCAATGACACAATGAAAAAGATCCAGCCCGCCAAAGCGGCCGTGGCTGACGCCCCCTACGACGTCATTTACTTCGCGAAGAAACACCGCATTTCCAACGAGGATGCCAAAGCCATCATCGAAAAGCACGGCGCCAATCGCAAGGAGGCGGACAAGGCCGGCCGGCGCATCAGCGCCTAA
- a CDS encoding SGNH/GDSL hydrolase family protein: MMNAISLALANPMLRGGGGAGGDPDRYMFFATRNRMPSGNIVTAASGTNYVCSKIVVNTPQYKTRTFRFHLSGFASTEGGNSPQETVVTGTIGTPGNSVVADAMFIRVAGVFYQCTFAGLNTVTVADQTNGAWTDELTIPDVAPESEIEIWLFYHTAVGEKIWPVYRIQKHRGERVWGAGDLATLLAFKDTPLADSTAALDINYATVTQPQYYGPDFMVAKGDWDGRPVVLGLVDSIGEARQQFSAAADARGNLGWLRRWLDRDGGIGRIPHLMIGMPGNGSVRELTGTGAAIATRRWAILDEITAFNNNKKPFTVIANQMGQNDTAATYTQFFNTNYRSLVTRLRARYPGVKIVALPPLGRTVSTRAVTLTSVGTVVTATIASGINGLATGQTVSISGAAQTEYNGNVVITVTGPNSFTYNFAGSATSPATGTITANDLYLRAAYQSFSANNTWPADGTDASGKWRLRADILAKTSACCDDAIDTYAAWVSGERDGVWPGMLELPSTVVTVQSGTDGVATYTTIEVADASIFGPEQEISTYAGPDGLARLSTTSIGSVSGNMITISIPRSTVLPVGSIVRPSVTPDGVHPYGVVIDRSAGGIPQSEKVKFNP; encoded by the coding sequence ATGATGAACGCTATTTCGCTTGCCCTTGCGAATCCGATGCTGAGAGGTGGAGGCGGGGCGGGCGGCGACCCCGATCGCTACATGTTCTTCGCGACCCGCAATCGCATGCCGTCTGGAAACATCGTCACCGCCGCATCCGGCACGAATTATGTCTGCAGCAAGATTGTCGTCAACACGCCGCAGTACAAGACCAGGACCTTCCGCTTTCACCTCTCGGGCTTCGCCTCGACAGAAGGCGGAAACTCGCCGCAGGAAACGGTCGTCACCGGCACGATCGGCACGCCCGGTAATTCAGTGGTCGCCGATGCGATGTTCATCAGGGTCGCAGGCGTCTTTTATCAATGCACCTTCGCCGGCCTGAACACGGTGACCGTCGCCGATCAGACGAATGGCGCCTGGACGGACGAGCTGACCATTCCCGATGTCGCGCCGGAAAGCGAAATCGAAATCTGGCTGTTTTATCATACCGCCGTCGGCGAGAAGATCTGGCCGGTCTACCGCATCCAGAAGCATCGCGGCGAGCGCGTCTGGGGTGCAGGCGATCTCGCCACGCTGCTCGCCTTCAAGGACACGCCCCTCGCCGACAGCACGGCGGCACTCGATATCAATTACGCGACCGTCACCCAGCCGCAATATTACGGGCCTGACTTCATGGTCGCCAAGGGTGATTGGGATGGAAGGCCGGTCGTTCTCGGCCTTGTGGACAGCATCGGTGAGGCGCGCCAGCAGTTTTCCGCCGCTGCCGATGCGCGCGGCAATCTCGGCTGGTTGCGCCGCTGGCTCGATAGGGATGGCGGCATCGGCCGCATTCCGCATCTGATGATCGGCATGCCGGGAAACGGTTCGGTGCGAGAGCTCACCGGCACCGGGGCTGCGATCGCGACCCGGCGCTGGGCCATTCTCGACGAGATCACCGCCTTCAACAACAACAAGAAGCCGTTCACCGTCATCGCCAACCAGATGGGGCAGAACGATACGGCCGCCACCTACACGCAGTTCTTCAACACCAACTATAGAAGCCTGGTGACACGGCTTCGGGCGCGCTACCCCGGCGTCAAAATCGTCGCCTTGCCGCCGCTCGGCCGCACGGTTTCCACCCGCGCGGTCACCCTGACATCGGTCGGCACCGTCGTCACGGCAACCATCGCGTCGGGCATCAACGGGCTCGCGACCGGCCAGACGGTGTCGATCTCCGGCGCTGCGCAGACGGAGTATAACGGCAATGTGGTGATCACGGTCACCGGGCCGAACAGCTTTACCTATAATTTCGCCGGATCGGCGACATCGCCGGCGACCGGCACAATCACCGCCAACGATCTCTACCTCAGGGCCGCCTACCAGAGCTTCTCGGCCAACAACACCTGGCCGGCGGACGGCACGGATGCCTCGGGCAAATGGCGGCTGCGCGCCGATATCCTGGCGAAGACCTCGGCCTGCTGCGACGATGCGATCGATACCTATGCGGCCTGGGTTTCCGGTGAAAGGGATGGCGTCTGGCCCGGCATGCTGGAACTGCCGAGCACGGTGGTGACCGTGCAGTCGGGCACGGATGGAGTCGCGACCTACACGACGATCGAAGTGGCGGATGCCAGCATCTTCGGGCCGGAGCAGGAGATCAGCACCTATGCCGGGCCGGATGGCCTTGCCCGCCTGTCGACCACGTCGATCGGCAGCGTCTCCGGCAATATGATCACCATCTCGATCCCGCGCTCCACGGTGCTGCCGGTCGGCTCCATCGTGCGGCCGAGCGTCACGCCGGATGGCGTTCATCCCTATGGCGTCGTGATCGACCGTAGCGCGGGCGGCATTCCCCAATCCGAGAAGGTGAAATTCAATCCATAG
- a CDS encoding DUF1488 domain-containing protein — protein MALIFPNRSRSFDEARKGVRFTGYDGMFEVRFLVEEAALGSAITQNSSEAAYLNAFDAARSAIQEAASRAYQHRRGNNFTLTAADFR, from the coding sequence ATGGCACTTATTTTTCCCAACAGAAGCCGCAGCTTCGACGAAGCGCGAAAAGGCGTCCGCTTCACCGGCTATGACGGCATGTTCGAAGTCCGGTTTCTGGTCGAAGAGGCAGCCCTCGGCAGCGCGATCACCCAGAACTCCTCCGAAGCCGCCTATCTCAATGCCTTTGATGCAGCGCGCTCTGCCATTCAGGAGGCCGCATCGAGAGCCTATCAGCATCGACGCGGAAACAACTTCACGCTCACGGCTGCAGATTTTCGCTGA
- a CDS encoding DegQ family serine endoprotease, translating into MSHILRNHRTATLVGAAIIAGAACLPFAINASNAVAAPSDTGGILAPSGSFASIVDADKPAVVTITTTMKATDVSAGEQESPMDEQFRQFFEDQGIPLPRQAPQKRPSQQAMALGSGFIISPDGVIVTNNHVIDNAVDIKVTLDDGTELPAKLIGTDPKSDVAVLKIGAGKPLQTVAWGDSDRLKLGDQILAIGNPFGIGTTVTAGIVSARGRDLHSGPYDDFIQIDAPINHGNSGGPLVDRNGNVVGINTAIYSPNGGSVGVGFAIPSDEAKAIVAKLQKDGSIDHGYLGVQIQPVTKDVADAVGLDKTGGALVAAVTADTPAAHAGLKPGDIVTSVGGESVKTPKDLSRLVADLSPGAKKSLGVWRDGKTIDLNVTVGTNEEGQKEAAAESPDVQGQSTGQPSLGIGLADLTPDVRQELNLPHSISGAVVAKVVPDKAAAAAGIQSGDVIVSVNDRPVHNARDVKTAIADAGKAGRKSVLLLVERDGNKTFVAVPFGAA; encoded by the coding sequence ATGTCACACATCCTCCGCAACCATCGCACCGCAACCCTTGTCGGGGCCGCCATCATCGCCGGCGCAGCCTGCCTGCCCTTCGCCATCAACGCCTCCAATGCCGTTGCCGCGCCCTCTGATACCGGCGGCATTCTCGCGCCGAGCGGCTCCTTCGCCTCCATCGTCGATGCCGACAAGCCTGCCGTCGTCACCATCACCACGACGATGAAGGCGACCGATGTCAGCGCCGGAGAGCAGGAATCGCCGATGGATGAGCAGTTCCGCCAGTTCTTCGAGGATCAGGGCATCCCGCTGCCGCGCCAGGCACCGCAAAAGCGGCCTTCGCAGCAGGCGATGGCGCTCGGCTCCGGCTTCATCATCAGCCCCGACGGGGTGATCGTCACCAACAACCATGTCATCGACAATGCCGTCGACATCAAGGTGACGTTGGATGACGGCACGGAACTGCCGGCCAAGCTGATCGGCACCGACCCGAAATCCGATGTCGCCGTGTTGAAGATAGGGGCGGGCAAGCCGCTGCAGACCGTTGCCTGGGGCGATTCCGACAGGCTGAAGCTCGGCGACCAGATTCTGGCGATCGGCAACCCCTTCGGCATCGGCACCACGGTGACGGCAGGCATCGTCTCGGCGCGCGGCCGCGACCTGCACAGCGGGCCCTATGACGATTTCATCCAGATCGACGCGCCGATCAACCATGGCAATTCCGGCGGTCCGCTGGTCGACCGCAACGGCAATGTCGTCGGCATCAACACCGCTATCTATTCGCCGAACGGCGGCAGCGTCGGTGTCGGTTTCGCCATTCCCTCCGACGAGGCCAAGGCGATCGTCGCCAAGCTGCAGAAGGACGGCTCGATCGATCACGGCTATCTCGGCGTGCAGATCCAGCCGGTCACCAAGGATGTCGCCGATGCCGTCGGCCTCGACAAGACCGGCGGCGCGCTGGTTGCCGCCGTCACTGCCGATACGCCGGCCGCGCATGCCGGCCTGAAGCCGGGCGATATCGTCACCTCAGTCGGCGGCGAGAGCGTCAAGACGCCGAAGGACCTGTCGCGCCTGGTCGCCGACCTTTCGCCGGGCGCCAAAAAATCCCTCGGCGTCTGGCGCGACGGCAAGACGATCGATCTCAACGTCACCGTCGGCACCAATGAGGAAGGCCAGAAGGAGGCGGCGGCCGAAAGCCCCGACGTCCAAGGCCAGAGCACCGGCCAGCCGAGCCTCGGCATCGGCCTTGCCGATCTCACACCCGACGTGCGCCAAGAGCTCAACCTGCCGCACTCGATCAGCGGCGCGGTGGTCGCCAAGGTCGTCCCGGACAAGGCTGCGGCTGCCGCCGGCATTCAGTCCGGCGATGTCATCGTCTCGGTGAATGACAGACCGGTCCACAATGCCCGCGACGTCAAGACCGCAATCGCCGATGCCGGCAAGGCCGGCCGCAAGTCGGTGCTGCTGCTTGTCGAGCGCGACGGCAACAAGACCTTCGTCGCCGTGCCGTTTGGGGCGGCCTGA
- a CDS encoding pyridoxamine 5'-phosphate oxidase family protein, producing MQLQEMGEQDCLAFLASHTRGHLACLGEKYPYIVPIQYAFEKDRLFVFSMPGLKIDLLRAHSPACVQVEEFGENRTWKSVLVQGTYDELTDTPARHDERLHAWSLLQKQPFWWEPGSLALNSESEDSPAPSIFFGISIEVVSGRQVV from the coding sequence ATGCAACTGCAAGAAATGGGTGAACAAGACTGCCTCGCCTTTCTGGCAAGCCACACCCGTGGCCACCTGGCATGCCTGGGCGAGAAATATCCCTACATCGTTCCCATTCAGTATGCTTTTGAAAAAGACCGGCTTTTCGTATTTTCCATGCCGGGCCTGAAGATTGACCTATTGCGGGCCCATTCACCGGCCTGTGTTCAGGTTGAAGAATTCGGCGAAAATCGAACATGGAAAAGCGTGCTTGTTCAGGGCACCTATGATGAGCTGACCGATACGCCGGCCCGGCATGACGAACGCCTCCACGCCTGGTCTCTCCTGCAGAAGCAACCATTCTGGTGGGAACCCGGATCGCTTGCCTTAAACTCGGAAAGCGAAGACAGCCCTGCTCCCTCCATATTCTTCGGCATTTCGATTGAGGTGGTATCGGGGAGGCAAGTAGTTTAA
- a CDS encoding LysR family transcriptional regulator yields MDSTGLSLDRMRTFVRVAERGNLSMVARELGVGQSTVTRHLNELEEAVGVPLLSRTTRRVTLTDEGSRYYSNCLQILRLVEQAAEEARDARQAPAGAVRLSCTAALGVMHITRLIFDFQDKHPDIRVDLNLTDERIDLVREGVDVALRLGPLADSAMKLHALGESHRLLVGAPAYLSAHGRPERPADLSRYETVIMSNVAGSDRLVLSSPDGATLMIPVSGKLRVDHGLAARKALAAGRGIGPAHLWLVHDLLDDGQLEVLLGDYRPAPVPVSLLIVPERAAIARVRLLVDFLVAEVSKLPGIRPS; encoded by the coding sequence ATGGATAGTACGGGACTGTCTCTGGACAGAATGCGCACCTTTGTCCGCGTCGCCGAACGCGGCAACCTATCGATGGTCGCAAGAGAGCTGGGTGTCGGTCAATCCACCGTGACGCGGCATCTCAATGAGCTTGAGGAGGCTGTCGGCGTCCCGCTTCTCAGCCGAACCACGCGTCGCGTGACCCTTACCGACGAGGGTAGCCGTTATTATAGCAACTGCCTGCAGATATTGCGCCTGGTCGAACAGGCTGCTGAAGAAGCCAGAGATGCCCGTCAGGCCCCCGCGGGTGCTGTCCGGCTTTCCTGTACTGCAGCGCTCGGTGTGATGCACATCACGCGCCTGATCTTTGATTTCCAGGACAAGCATCCGGACATCCGGGTCGACCTCAACCTGACGGACGAGCGGATCGATTTGGTTCGCGAAGGCGTCGACGTCGCACTCCGTCTTGGGCCCCTCGCCGACAGCGCGATGAAACTTCATGCGCTCGGAGAAAGCCATCGGCTGCTGGTGGGCGCTCCGGCCTATTTGTCCGCCCACGGACGGCCGGAGCGCCCAGCCGATCTGTCCCGCTACGAAACCGTCATAATGTCCAATGTGGCCGGCAGCGATCGGCTCGTTCTTTCCTCTCCCGATGGCGCAACGCTGATGATCCCCGTCAGTGGCAAGTTGCGCGTCGATCACGGGCTTGCGGCGCGCAAAGCCCTTGCCGCCGGGCGCGGAATTGGTCCCGCACACCTCTGGTTGGTTCACGATCTTCTCGACGACGGTCAGCTCGAGGTCTTGCTTGGCGACTATCGTCCCGCACCGGTTCCTGTGAGCTTGCTGATCGTTCCGGAGCGCGCCGCCATTGCCCGCGTTCGGCTTCTCGTCGATTTTCTTGTCGCCGAGGTTTCTAAATTGCCGGGAATCCGACCGTCGTGA
- a CDS encoding LacI family DNA-binding transcriptional regulator → MKLSDVAKRVGVSPITISRALRNPEIVSEDLREVILRTVDEMGYIPNLAARALAGRHNGTVGVITPALHRPAFAGLMIGIEDRLRATEFGVQYSNTLHHADREAGQLKSFLMQKPAGVIIAGAESYDDLLPLIENAACPIAHITDLSQEPERLVVGLDHHAAGAEPTRFLLSRGYQRIGFIGGSMDIRSRRRREGYEAAMREAGRFDPDLAIGADAPGTTGLGRELLTRLLARVPDVDAVFAQNDELALGVLIECGVRGIRVPEDFGICGFNDLEFSAFTEPSLTTVHIPRYDIGYRVADMLLRAVRDEPPGEDKVDCGFSIIPRGSTR, encoded by the coding sequence GTGAAGTTGAGCGATGTGGCGAAGAGGGTGGGGGTCAGCCCCATCACCATTTCGCGCGCGCTTCGCAATCCTGAAATCGTCTCGGAGGATCTGCGCGAGGTTATTCTGCGCACGGTAGACGAGATGGGCTATATCCCCAATCTTGCCGCCCGGGCGCTGGCCGGCCGCCACAACGGCACCGTCGGCGTCATCACGCCCGCTTTGCACCGGCCCGCCTTTGCAGGCCTGATGATCGGCATCGAGGATCGCTTGCGCGCCACCGAATTCGGTGTGCAGTATTCCAACACGCTCCACCATGCCGATCGGGAGGCCGGCCAGCTGAAATCCTTCCTGATGCAGAAGCCGGCCGGCGTCATCATCGCCGGTGCCGAATCCTATGATGATCTTCTGCCGCTGATCGAGAATGCCGCCTGTCCGATCGCCCACATCACCGATCTCAGCCAGGAGCCGGAAAGGCTGGTCGTCGGCCTTGATCATCATGCGGCGGGCGCCGAACCCACCCGTTTCCTGCTGTCGAGGGGCTATCAGAGGATCGGCTTCATCGGCGGCAGCATGGATATTCGCTCGCGCCGCCGCCGCGAAGGCTATGAGGCCGCGATGCGCGAAGCCGGCCGTTTCGATCCCGATCTTGCCATCGGCGCGGATGCGCCGGGCACCACCGGTCTCGGAAGGGAATTGTTGACCCGCCTGCTGGCGCGCGTGCCTGATGTCGATGCCGTCTTTGCCCAGAACGACGAACTGGCGCTTGGCGTGCTCATCGAATGCGGCGTGCGCGGCATCCGCGTGCCTGAGGATTTCGGCATCTGCGGCTTCAACGATCTGGAATTTTCGGCCTTCACCGAACCGTCGCTGACGACGGTGCACATACCGCGCTACGATATCGGCTACCGCGTCGCCGATATGCTGCTGCGCGCCGTCCGCGACGAGCCGCCCGGCGAAGACAAGGTCGATTGCGGCTTCTCCATCATCCCACGCGGCTCGACGCGGTAA
- a CDS encoding polysaccharide biosynthesis/export family protein has product MVFAAIVPLAPAAEELPSPTEVVSVVTPGETSARQPQLLRDGLRSGDKLNLAFYESLASVEDRWTGSRGTVPWNFYQRPELTGEYVVEADGTIALPLLGRFPVRGLPPADVEAIILPSYESLVGRKGFVNIVKIEHQPIYITGPVRNPGSFRYVDGMTVLHAVAQAGGMAAKSIEPWQSVEITRQIERLKAGLADLKRLASRTEVLRAKRDSVQIASIGTLVLGPDPDAQRLLDDETWQRQLVTTSKDAQSSAYAKSVANAQADLDLRQARVGNYDATIRVRQDRLASIEKLAKNKLVTSIELTRAQSELTESEDRKQQAVIDVESAKQRLAAAKQDVERDRIEREIEIEKSAADAERGLSTALKTTESDLEIFRSMVSSNDSAGVEFEIVRPGPNGVIVEPATEETVLQPGDLIKVH; this is encoded by the coding sequence ATGGTGTTTGCAGCAATTGTTCCATTGGCGCCAGCAGCGGAAGAGTTACCTTCGCCTACGGAAGTGGTCTCGGTTGTGACCCCTGGTGAGACTTCGGCCCGGCAGCCTCAATTGTTGCGTGACGGTCTTCGCTCAGGCGATAAATTGAATCTCGCATTTTACGAAAGCTTGGCCTCCGTCGAAGATCGCTGGACGGGCTCGCGGGGTACGGTTCCCTGGAACTTTTACCAGCGCCCCGAGCTCACTGGCGAATACGTCGTTGAAGCGGACGGAACGATTGCGCTTCCGCTTTTGGGACGCTTTCCGGTTCGAGGGCTTCCTCCGGCGGATGTGGAGGCGATAATTCTTCCTTCGTACGAAAGTTTGGTCGGCAGAAAGGGGTTCGTGAATATCGTCAAGATTGAGCACCAGCCAATCTATATTACCGGCCCGGTTCGTAATCCTGGCTCGTTTCGATATGTTGATGGCATGACTGTTCTGCATGCCGTTGCGCAAGCGGGTGGCATGGCTGCGAAGAGTATCGAGCCATGGCAGAGCGTGGAAATTACACGCCAGATCGAGCGGTTGAAGGCTGGGCTGGCCGATCTGAAGCGGCTTGCGTCGCGAACCGAGGTGCTCAGGGCAAAGCGCGATTCCGTACAAATTGCCAGCATTGGCACGCTTGTTCTTGGTCCCGATCCCGACGCTCAAAGGTTGCTGGATGATGAGACATGGCAGCGCCAATTGGTAACGACGAGCAAGGATGCGCAGAGCAGCGCTTACGCAAAATCTGTGGCCAATGCTCAGGCCGATCTCGATCTGCGTCAGGCACGCGTCGGTAATTATGATGCCACCATTCGGGTCCGTCAGGATCGGCTGGCAAGTATCGAGAAATTGGCCAAAAACAAACTTGTCACCAGCATTGAGTTGACTCGGGCACAAAGCGAACTGACCGAATCGGAAGATCGAAAGCAGCAGGCCGTCATCGATGTCGAGAGCGCGAAGCAACGGCTGGCGGCAGCGAAACAGGACGTTGAGCGCGATCGTATCGAACGCGAGATCGAGATCGAAAAGTCGGCAGCGGATGCCGAAAGAGGCCTATCCACGGCGTTGAAGACGACCGAGAGCGATCTTGAAATTTTCCGGTCGATGGTATCGTCGAATGATAGCGCCGGTGTTGAATTTGAAATCGTTCGGCCTGGACCGAATGGTGTCATCGTCGAACCTGCGACCGAAGAAACGGTCTTACAGCCAGGCGATCTGATCAAAGTACATTGA
- a CDS encoding GNAT family N-acetyltransferase: MMERALLRRAVISDVPRLKAIRASVTENVLGDPSKVLDVHYEWFVANPGIFVWEEQNEIVGFSAANPRDGSIWALFVVPGFEGKGIGSVLFREACNVLKAAGVHRAWLTTDPNTKAERFYRNSGWEVAGTKDNELLFERTL, encoded by the coding sequence ATGATGGAGCGAGCTTTGCTAAGAAGAGCGGTCATTTCAGACGTCCCTCGACTTAAGGCTATTCGGGCATCCGTCACTGAAAACGTCCTTGGCGATCCGTCCAAAGTCCTCGATGTTCACTATGAATGGTTCGTCGCAAACCCCGGCATTTTCGTGTGGGAAGAGCAAAACGAAATTGTCGGCTTTTCTGCCGCTAATCCACGAGATGGCAGCATTTGGGCGCTTTTTGTTGTTCCCGGATTTGAAGGAAAAGGAATAGGTTCCGTTCTCTTCCGCGAAGCTTGCAACGTTTTGAAAGCCGCCGGTGTCCACCGTGCCTGGCTTACAACCGATCCAAACACGAAGGCGGAGCGGTTCTATCGGAACTCGGGATGGGAAGTGGCCGGGACGAAAGACAATGAGCTGCTCTTTGAGCGCACCCTCTGA
- a CDS encoding DUF1515 domain-containing protein yields MTSNDDILRALGRVEGRLTGIEENVALLRNEVGDEKANAHDSRAVIHKRLDEQARQIAQLDTRVAISGGADVHIREEIRTLKETVEKNQEAAGPALEEWKRMKTIGYGISGLIAFAGLTIGGMIAYASDGAVAALRHWLKIN; encoded by the coding sequence ATGACATCCAATGACGATATCCTGCGCGCCCTCGGGCGCGTCGAAGGCAGGCTGACCGGCATCGAGGAAAACGTGGCACTTCTGCGCAACGAGGTCGGCGACGAAAAGGCCAATGCCCATGACAGCCGCGCCGTGATCCACAAGCGGCTCGACGAGCAGGCCAGGCAGATTGCCCAGCTCGATACCCGGGTGGCGATCAGCGGCGGCGCGGATGTGCATATCCGCGAGGAAATCAGAACCCTCAAGGAGACCGTCGAGAAGAACCAGGAGGCGGCGGGGCCGGCGCTTGAGGAGTGGAAACGGATGAAGACGATCGGCTACGGAATATCGGGGTTGATTGCCTTCGCCGGCCTGACGATCGGCGGGATGATTGCTTATGCGAGCGATGGGGCTGTGGCGGCTCTACGGCATTGGTTGAAGATCAATTGA